The Terriglobia bacterium genome has a segment encoding these proteins:
- a CDS encoding tetratricopeptide repeat protein, translating into MWICVFLAVATLAVYAQVYRHDFIDFDDGAYVLDNWRIANGLTANNIIWAFTTGYASNWHPLTWLSHMIDCQVFGLNPGPQHLVNLFLHVANTLLLFLVLRDLTRAEWKSAFVAALFALHPLHVESVAWIAERKDVLSTLFWLLTLWAYTRYVRNPGRNRYLLMLFLFGFGLMAKPMLVTLPFVLLLLDFWPLRRFALDLPVRKGSARPPAPSIINRFLVPVLPLLREKIPLFLLAAASSIITFVVQKAGGAVRTVEVISFDTRIANVLHSYVAYLMKTAWPHNLSIFYRLPFGGYPAWEVTAAAAFLLCVSVLALHFAGRFPYLAVGWFWYLGTLVPVIGLVQVGGQAMADRYTYVPLIGIFVVVVWGVPDLVAKWPGAKRSLAAAGMMMVLACSVTTWFQVRLWRNTSSLFAHALEIDGDNYQAHGIAGTDLALHGKYEEAIRHYLEVLRLQPADTEIMCNLGYAFYRLGKKDQALELYQRALKIKPDYPIALRNMGQALYDQGKFEEAVVLLRRAEPKMPENLVLCSSLGNALAKLGKNQEAIDVYNRVLAMQPAYVEAQFGLGVALAQQGNTPDAVRSFEKALQIKPDYPEIYDTLGNISLSQGRIDEALSHYAEALRLKPDYAEAHYNMGVALYSQGKKAEAIVHYREAIRLKPDYADAFYNLAVALGSQGDFQGAVANYIEAIRVKPDFADAYNNLGTLLFNQGQVQKALDAFTEALRVRPDYAEARRNRDLILSSLGRSKRIP; encoded by the coding sequence GTGTGGATTTGCGTTTTCCTGGCGGTTGCCACGCTGGCGGTCTATGCCCAGGTGTACCGGCACGATTTCATTGATTTCGATGACGGCGCATACGTCCTTGATAACTGGCGTATAGCGAACGGACTGACCGCGAATAATATAATCTGGGCTTTTACCACGGGTTATGCCTCAAACTGGCATCCTTTGACCTGGCTTTCTCACATGATTGATTGCCAGGTCTTTGGCCTCAATCCCGGGCCGCAACACCTGGTGAACCTGTTCCTCCACGTGGCCAACACTCTGCTGCTGTTCCTGGTGCTCCGGGATCTGACCCGCGCCGAGTGGAAATCTGCTTTTGTTGCGGCGCTTTTCGCCCTTCACCCGCTTCACGTTGAATCCGTCGCCTGGATCGCCGAGCGGAAGGATGTCTTGAGCACTCTGTTCTGGCTTCTCACTCTGTGGGCTTACACCCGCTACGTGCGAAATCCGGGCCGCAACCGGTATCTGCTGATGCTCTTCCTCTTCGGGTTCGGCTTGATGGCCAAGCCCATGCTGGTCACCCTTCCTTTCGTGCTCCTCCTCCTTGATTTCTGGCCCCTTCGCCGCTTCGCTCTGGACTTGCCGGTCCGAAAGGGGAGCGCTCGGCCGCCGGCGCCGTCAATCATCAATAGATTTCTTGTGCCTGTTCTGCCTCTGCTCCGCGAGAAGATCCCCTTGTTCCTGCTCGCGGCCGCCTCCAGCATAATCACTTTCGTTGTCCAGAAGGCCGGGGGGGCGGTCAGGACGGTCGAAGTTATATCGTTCGACACCAGGATCGCCAATGTGCTCCATTCTTACGTTGCCTACCTCATGAAGACAGCCTGGCCTCACAATCTAAGCATCTTTTATCGGTTGCCTTTCGGCGGCTATCCAGCCTGGGAAGTAACTGCGGCGGCAGCGTTCCTACTCTGTGTCTCTGTCCTGGCCCTCCATTTTGCGGGCCGCTTTCCCTATCTGGCCGTCGGATGGTTCTGGTACCTGGGTACGCTTGTTCCTGTGATCGGCCTGGTTCAGGTCGGGGGACAGGCGATGGCGGACCGATACACCTATGTCCCGTTGATTGGGATTTTTGTTGTTGTCGTTTGGGGCGTTCCAGATCTGGTCGCGAAATGGCCCGGCGCAAAGAGGTCCCTGGCGGCGGCCGGAATGATGATGGTATTGGCTTGCTCTGTGACAACCTGGTTTCAGGTGCGATTATGGCGGAACACTTCGTCGCTTTTCGCGCACGCCCTTGAGATTGACGGCGACAACTACCAGGCGCACGGAATCGCGGGAACAGATCTGGCTCTGCATGGCAAGTACGAGGAGGCGATACGGCATTATTTAGAGGTGCTCCGGCTTCAGCCTGCGGATACTGAGATCATGTGCAATCTGGGTTATGCTTTTTATAGGCTGGGTAAGAAAGATCAGGCGCTGGAACTCTATCAAAGGGCGCTCAAGATCAAACCGGACTACCCGATCGCATTGAGGAACATGGGGCAGGCGCTCTACGACCAGGGCAAGTTCGAGGAGGCTGTGGTACTCCTGAGGAGGGCCGAGCCTAAGATGCCCGAGAACCTAGTTCTTTGTTCCTCCCTCGGCAATGCCCTCGCAAAGCTTGGTAAGAATCAGGAAGCCATAGATGTCTATAATCGGGTTTTGGCTATGCAGCCCGCTTATGTTGAGGCGCAGTTCGGCCTCGGCGTCGCGCTCGCACAGCAGGGCAATACACCGGATGCTGTACGCAGTTTCGAGAAGGCTCTTCAGATCAAGCCTGATTACCCGGAGATTTACGACACCCTGGGAAATATCTCGCTCAGTCAGGGACGCATCGACGAGGCGCTATCCCATTACGCTGAGGCCCTGCGGCTCAAGCCGGACTATGCCGAAGCGCACTATAATATGGGTGTTGCCCTTTACAGCCAGGGGAAGAAGGCCGAGGCGATCGTCCATTACCGCGAAGCAATACGTCTCAAACCGGATTATGCAGACGCTTTCTACAATCTGGCAGTGGCCCTGGGAAGCCAGGGCGATTTCCAGGGTGCGGTGGCGAACTACATCGAGGCGATCCGCGTAAAGCCGGACTTTGCGGATGCCTACAATAATCTGGGAACGTTGCTGTTCAACCAGGGGCAGGTACAAAAAGCCCTGGATGCTTTCACGGAGGCGCTGCGCGTCAGACCGGATTACGCGGAAGCCCGCCGAAACCGTGATCTGATTCTCTCAAGCCTGGGACGGTCAAAACGGATTCCCTGA
- a CDS encoding O-antigen ligase family protein, which yields MLLLYVVLAALAPAYRPRLHLISYALLAWFGVMFISSLPGVSVDAWTSWWGDFRRMGGLVSQLHLLAYFFVLSQSLKRERDWLSLFTASLFFGVLMGFSGMVEYLGLGYLYRFPQESRIEGAAGNAGFLAANMLLNFFIVLWLLSRKDKDSAYPLIAKVWLTLLVLLDLFAICWDQFSGAGITSGLALPPVAIFALILHAATICWFIMRRNVRAGQVFLVLFGAWCIFWMYLTQTRGAMLGLVGSVLFLLGWYLWGSASRKAKLVCGGLLLFVVLMSSLMLLNRQSAWVRSHPTLFRYTTLSLKDPSIENRVATWRAAAVAIQDRPIFGWGLENFKNAFDAHFPNEIYRSLYTEVWFDRAHNLFIDVATTTGLIGLAAYLTFYGLILTFLMRQWYRTKDPAGSLVLVALLLAYLLQGLFTFDTINTDVTLYLVLAYVVYLHAGSKSPQPDPVRRPVQTGVTWKGRASIGAAAIILPAAWTFAVSRPFESNRLLQRARLSSKVIDPRTGAVRTAYGEGLMGLYQRADEYQTTGCHELHEVFANYALDVARSSDIPIDWKIRVIRKGVDFFKESIQRIPANARYYLYMASLVNATSDIVRQADPLLAGSLAETTLAMLQKAEVLSPSRPQVYLERSQTFLFLGRPEDRLAAFEKGAALCVAIKEPHVDLITLYIASGRFNDAAREWQDLKERGFKLTAADYDRVISFYDASKKLEPIVELYREQLKETPNDATVLARLAGTYRDLGEVDLARQTAMKAATLSPKVAAELQTFLDSLKRSSR from the coding sequence ATGCTCCTGCTCTATGTGGTGCTGGCAGCGCTTGCTCCCGCGTACCGACCCCGGCTTCACCTTATCTCCTACGCGTTGCTTGCCTGGTTTGGCGTTATGTTCATCAGCTCTTTGCCAGGCGTCAGCGTCGACGCCTGGACCAGCTGGTGGGGAGACTTCAGGCGCATGGGAGGCCTGGTCTCGCAGTTGCATCTATTAGCCTATTTCTTCGTTCTGAGTCAGAGTCTCAAGCGCGAGCGCGACTGGCTGAGCCTGTTTACGGCTTCGCTTTTCTTCGGCGTGCTGATGGGATTCTCGGGCATGGTGGAGTATCTGGGGCTGGGCTACCTGTATCGGTTCCCGCAGGAAAGCCGCATCGAAGGGGCCGCGGGGAATGCGGGCTTTCTTGCCGCCAACATGCTGCTCAATTTCTTCATTGTCCTGTGGCTCTTAAGCCGCAAGGATAAGGACTCGGCCTATCCCCTAATTGCAAAAGTGTGGCTGACACTCTTGGTCTTGCTGGATCTGTTCGCAATATGCTGGGACCAGTTCAGCGGCGCCGGTATCACTTCCGGACTGGCACTGCCCCCAGTTGCCATCTTCGCGCTCATCCTCCATGCCGCGACCATCTGCTGGTTCATCATGCGCCGCAACGTCCGCGCCGGCCAGGTTTTCCTCGTTCTTTTCGGCGCGTGGTGCATTTTCTGGATGTACCTGACACAGACCCGCGGCGCCATGCTCGGTCTGGTCGGATCCGTTCTGTTCCTCCTGGGCTGGTATTTGTGGGGCAGCGCATCCAGGAAGGCGAAACTGGTGTGTGGCGGTTTGCTCCTATTCGTAGTTTTGATGTCGTCGCTCATGCTCCTCAACCGCCAGTCAGCCTGGGTGCGGAGTCATCCGACACTGTTTCGCTACACCACGCTCTCCCTCAAAGACCCCTCCATCGAAAATCGTGTCGCCACGTGGAGAGCCGCTGCCGTTGCCATTCAGGACCGGCCCATCTTCGGTTGGGGGCTTGAGAATTTCAAGAACGCTTTCGACGCCCACTTTCCCAACGAAATCTATCGCTCGTTGTACACGGAAGTATGGTTCGATCGTGCTCACAACCTGTTCATTGATGTTGCCACGACGACCGGTTTGATCGGGCTGGCGGCTTATCTCACTTTTTATGGCCTGATCCTCACATTTCTCATGCGGCAGTGGTATCGGACGAAAGATCCGGCAGGCAGCCTCGTACTTGTCGCTTTGTTATTGGCCTATCTGCTCCAGGGTCTTTTTACCTTCGATACCATAAATACCGACGTGACCCTCTACCTCGTCCTGGCGTATGTCGTTTACCTGCACGCCGGATCCAAGAGCCCGCAGCCCGATCCGGTGCGGAGACCTGTGCAGACCGGAGTGACTTGGAAGGGTCGGGCCTCGATCGGAGCGGCCGCGATAATTCTGCCTGCAGCCTGGACCTTTGCCGTCAGCCGGCCTTTCGAATCGAATCGACTGCTCCAGCGCGCAAGATTATCCAGCAAAGTAATTGATCCGCGAACAGGCGCAGTGCGCACTGCTTATGGCGAAGGACTTATGGGGCTTTATCAGCGGGCCGATGAATATCAGACGACCGGGTGCCATGAACTGCATGAGGTGTTTGCCAACTATGCATTGGACGTGGCTCGTTCATCCGATATCCCGATCGACTGGAAGATCCGTGTGATCCGGAAGGGAGTCGATTTCTTCAAGGAGAGCATTCAACGGATACCCGCCAATGCACGTTACTACCTCTACATGGCAAGTCTGGTAAATGCCACGTCCGATATCGTTCGTCAGGCCGATCCGCTGTTGGCTGGATCGCTGGCAGAGACAACCCTGGCAATGCTGCAGAAAGCAGAAGTCCTAAGCCCGAGCCGCCCGCAGGTGTACCTCGAAAGAAGCCAGACTTTTCTTTTTCTGGGCCGGCCAGAAGATCGACTAGCCGCATTTGAAAAAGGTGCGGCGCTGTGCGTCGCGATCAAGGAACCGCACGTCGACCTCATTACTCTGTATATCGCGAGCGGCCGTTTTAACGACGCTGCGAGAGAATGGCAAGACCTCAAGGAGCGAGGGTTCAAGCTGACTGCGGCGGACTACGATCGCGTGATCAGCTTTTACGATGCCAGCAAGAAACTGGAACCCATAGTCGAGCTTTACAGGGAGCAACTCAAGGAAACCCCCAACGATGCCACCGTTCTGGCTCGATTGGCCGGCACGTACCGGGACCTGGGTGAAGTGGACCTCGCACGCCAAACCGCAATGAAGGCTGCCACTCTGTCGCCAAAGGTGGCCGCTGAGCTTCAGACCTTCCTGGACAGCCTCAAACGATCCTCCCGATAA
- a CDS encoding type II secretion system protein M — translation MRERQFLIAGGGAVILVLAFYLVPLLLPEDLSATVENKKNLLQRQRDMIAQEETIKARINQDQQRLNQDLSRLLPYQKASDAGPALQKVLQDLADANQVEMSRKNIQPEQKIDDNLTKVTVQIDVTCTMDQLVRFLAAIENYEKFLKVDALSIMQTGMRNRDQIRPSLWVAGFVAIPALAAKTAEKAPGAK, via the coding sequence ATGAGAGAAAGGCAGTTTCTGATTGCAGGCGGCGGTGCTGTGATTTTGGTGCTTGCATTTTACCTGGTGCCGCTGCTTCTTCCGGAAGATCTTTCCGCCACTGTGGAAAACAAGAAAAACCTGCTGCAGAGGCAGAGGGATATGATCGCCCAGGAAGAGACCATCAAGGCTCGCATCAACCAGGACCAGCAAAGGCTGAATCAGGATCTGAGCCGATTATTACCTTACCAGAAGGCTTCCGATGCGGGGCCGGCGTTGCAGAAGGTGCTGCAGGATCTCGCCGACGCGAACCAGGTCGAGATGTCACGCAAGAACATCCAACCTGAGCAGAAGATCGATGACAACCTGACGAAAGTCACCGTTCAAATCGACGTCACCTGCACGATGGATCAATTGGTCCGCTTTCTCGCCGCGATCGAGAATTACGAGAAATTCTTGAAAGTGGACGCGCTTTCCATCATGCAGACGGGGATGCGCAACAGAGACCAGATTCGGCCTTCGCTCTGGGTGGCAGGTTTCGTTGCGATTCCGGCCCTCGCGGCAAAAACCGCGGAAAAGGCTCCCGGCGCGAAGTAG
- the pilM gene encoding pilus assembly protein PilM — MIYLKTSVGIEIRQQDLLISCLRSNFAGGVFTNYMRVSGYRQRDPEQVRDEIHGFFKREKVNRDNIVLGLPRQDVILRYLDLPKEVEDNLKQVMLFQVQSFEPTDEEKLYYDFVPIRNGQPDKRLHVLVMMIRKSILDAHLETMRQLGICPAAVTAGSVALANMFLGTHNDGRDKTFIMADLKPGGIELAVLRGGALIYGREAARPGGVPLKQFLLSEMEVAVGKVRLDPEESIDGIIMAGEESESALQELWEDVPGCELMGDRLRFEMSPENKAFLQEAVTSLGLAYVGITRRLPMKLNLLPAERRVHQKRWAYVPTIILGLCIAAALAGLGFHQMVQQQTLIRNLDQEIKKLEAPANRVRELRSQSQALGKRIASLEEVLQRRDQNLDILRELTNLLPSDTYLRQFRNQDCTITLNGESPPSASSDLISKIEKSPLLKDVITINATFKNIQTGKDIFSFQAKCEK, encoded by the coding sequence GTGATCTATCTGAAAACCAGCGTGGGGATTGAAATCCGGCAGCAGGATCTGCTCATTTCCTGTCTCAGGAGCAACTTTGCCGGCGGCGTATTCACCAACTATATGCGTGTCTCCGGCTACCGGCAGCGCGACCCGGAACAGGTGCGCGATGAAATCCACGGTTTTTTCAAGCGGGAAAAAGTCAATCGGGACAACATCGTGCTCGGTCTTCCCCGCCAGGACGTCATCTTGCGCTACCTGGATCTGCCCAAGGAGGTGGAGGATAACCTCAAGCAGGTCATGCTCTTTCAGGTGCAGTCCTTTGAGCCGACGGATGAGGAGAAACTGTATTACGACTTCGTGCCCATCCGCAACGGCCAGCCCGACAAGAGGCTGCATGTCCTGGTCATGATGATCCGGAAGTCCATTTTGGATGCCCACCTCGAGACCATGCGCCAGCTCGGCATCTGTCCGGCTGCCGTCACAGCCGGATCGGTGGCTCTCGCCAATATGTTTTTGGGAACACATAACGACGGCCGGGATAAGACCTTCATCATGGCCGACCTGAAGCCTGGCGGAATAGAACTCGCCGTTCTGCGCGGCGGGGCTCTCATCTACGGCCGGGAGGCTGCCAGACCAGGCGGTGTACCCTTGAAACAATTCCTGCTGAGCGAGATGGAAGTGGCGGTCGGGAAGGTGCGGCTCGATCCGGAAGAGAGTATCGATGGCATCATCATGGCCGGAGAGGAATCTGAGAGCGCACTTCAGGAGCTGTGGGAAGACGTGCCCGGCTGCGAACTGATGGGAGACAGGCTCCGGTTTGAGATGTCGCCGGAAAACAAGGCATTTCTTCAGGAGGCCGTGACGTCGCTCGGATTGGCCTACGTGGGCATCACACGCCGGCTGCCCATGAAGCTCAATCTGTTGCCAGCCGAGCGCAGAGTGCACCAGAAGCGCTGGGCCTATGTCCCCACCATCATACTCGGCCTGTGCATTGCCGCCGCTCTGGCTGGACTCGGTTTCCACCAAATGGTTCAGCAGCAAACCCTTATCCGCAACCTGGACCAGGAGATAAAAAAACTGGAGGCGCCCGCCAATCGCGTCAGGGAGTTGCGTTCCCAATCGCAAGCGCTCGGGAAAAGAATCGCCTCCCTCGAAGAGGTTTTGCAGCGACGCGATCAAAACCTGGATATCCTGCGGGAGTTGACCAACCTCCTCCCCTCCGACACCTACCTGAGGCAGTTTAGAAACCAGGATTGCACGATTACGCTGAATGGCGAGAGTCCTCCCTCTGCTTCTTCGGACCTGATCAGCAAAATTGAAAAATCGCCTCTGCTGAAGGATGTAATCACGATAAATGCTACGTTTAAAAACATCCAGACGGGCAAAGACATTTTCAGCTTTCAAGCTAAGTGCGAGAAATAA
- a CDS encoding general secretion pathway protein GspK, with product MTIRPLMDRVGGPHRMMRTGDHDRGVVLIALLWILTILSVIALSFARETFVEVAAARNDRDLADAYYIARAGIATSVYQLYQKMYLTPPPQGLQNLQAQQPDAVDLGKVTGQFGDGEYEVEIQDESGKINLNIVMEEQLRALINVIGISDPDASVIVDSILDWRDSGTMPRPNGAKDDYYQTLQPPYQTWKDAPRMKAVEELLLVRGVTPQYFYGRREKTPDGQIVDRYGLLRCLTVYAPATLRININSAPLPVLLSIPGMPPAAAQMIYERRQVKPFTSWDEISKEVVPNPGPAIISYISWTRTGIFTLTASAHRTNSKARRVIRAIIRLNPGGQEKYTILYWNENIPNW from the coding sequence ATGACGATTCGCCCCCTGATGGACAGAGTGGGAGGACCGCATCGGATGATGCGCACAGGAGACCATGATCGAGGCGTCGTCTTGATCGCACTTCTCTGGATTCTGACGATACTCTCCGTCATTGCGCTCAGCTTTGCGCGCGAGACATTTGTCGAAGTTGCCGCAGCGCGCAATGATCGCGATCTTGCCGATGCTTACTATATTGCCCGCGCCGGCATCGCGACTTCCGTCTACCAACTCTACCAGAAGATGTACCTGACCCCCCCGCCGCAAGGACTGCAGAATCTTCAGGCGCAGCAGCCGGATGCGGTCGACCTCGGAAAAGTCACGGGGCAGTTCGGCGACGGCGAGTACGAGGTGGAGATTCAGGACGAATCAGGAAAGATCAATCTGAACATCGTGATGGAGGAGCAGCTCAGGGCCTTGATCAATGTGATCGGCATCAGCGACCCCGACGCCAGCGTCATCGTCGATTCCATCCTGGACTGGCGCGATTCGGGCACCATGCCCAGGCCCAACGGCGCAAAAGATGACTACTACCAGACTCTGCAGCCTCCGTACCAGACGTGGAAAGACGCCCCCAGGATGAAGGCCGTGGAGGAGCTCCTGCTTGTTCGGGGTGTCACGCCGCAGTATTTCTATGGGCGCCGCGAAAAGACGCCTGATGGGCAAATCGTCGACCGTTACGGCCTGTTGCGGTGCCTGACTGTATATGCGCCTGCAACGCTGCGGATCAATATCAACTCCGCTCCGCTTCCCGTGCTGCTGTCGATTCCGGGTATGCCCCCCGCGGCAGCCCAGATGATATACGAGCGGCGGCAGGTGAAACCGTTCACGAGCTGGGATGAGATCAGCAAAGAAGTGGTGCCGAATCCGGGACCGGCGATTATTTCATACATATCGTGGACACGAACGGGCATTTTCACCCTGACTGCGTCTGCCCACAGGACGAACTCGAAGGCGCGCAGAGTCATCCGCGCGATCATTCGATTGAATCCCGGCGGGCAGGAAAAATACACGATTCTTTACTGGAACGAAAACATTCCAAACTGGTAG